CGTTGGAGCGATAACAGCACTAATTGGAGCTCCATTCTTTGCATACATATATTTTAAAAAATCGAAGTAGGTGATTTTATGTTAGAGCTTAAAAATGTAAGCTGTGGGTATGATAAGGTAGATGTTGTAAGAGATATCACATTTAAAGCTAAAAGAGGAGAAATACTTTGTATAGTTGGTCCAAATGGATGTGGCAAAAGTACACTTTTGAAAGCTATAGGTAAGCTCATTGAATATAGTGGAAATATATTATTAGACTCTATTAATATAGAAAATTTAAATAGAAAAGAGTTAGCCAAAAATATTGCATTAATGACTCAAACAAACAATATATATTTTCCATATACTGTGTATGAAACCGTATCTTTAGGCAGGTATGCTTATTTAAAAGGAGTTTTATCTTCTTTAAGCAAAGATGATAGAAATATTGTAATTGAAGCTATAAAAAGTGTTGGTCTTTTTGAATTAAAGGATAAGCTAATAAGTGAATTATCTGGTGGACAGCTACAAAGGGTATTCCTAGCAAGAGCCTTTGCTCAAAATCCTGAGGTTATTTTACTAGATGAACCTACAAATCATTTAGATTTAAAATGCCAAGTTGAAATATTAGAATATTTGAGTTGCTGGGCAAAAGAGAATAATAAAATTGTAA
The DNA window shown above is from Clostridium beijerinckii and carries:
- a CDS encoding ABC transporter ATP-binding protein; translated protein: MLELKNVSCGYDKVDVVRDITFKAKRGEILCIVGPNGCGKSTLLKAIGKLIEYSGNILLDSINIENLNRKELAKNIALMTQTNNIYFPYTVYETVSLGRYAYLKGVLSSLSKDDRNIVIEAIKSVGLFELKDKLISELSGGQLQRVFLARAFAQNPEVILLDEPTNHLDLKCQVEILEYLSCWAKENNKIVIGVLHDLNLVNLFSEKIVMLSEGEIIGKGTPKEVFSEEDLEKVYNINVKSFMIKALKKWK